The following nucleotide sequence is from Chloroflexia bacterium SDU3-3.
AGCCGCACGGTATGATCGACCGAGCATGAGGCGATCCACGCGCCATCGCGGCTCACCGCGCAGGATGTCACATAGTCCTCATGGCCCTCAAGCGTCGCCAGCAATTGCCAAGACTGGGCATCCCAGAGCTTCAGCACGCCATGCGTTGGGAAGATACCGCCGACACCTGAGACAGCCCATCGCCCATCGGGGGCAATCGCGCAGGTGTTCACGTAGTCATTATGTCCATCAATCAGGCGAATACGCTGTGCTGATGTTGGGAGAGGCATAGCAGATCGCTTCCTACCGCATTCAAACTGCCGCAAAAACAAAAGCGGCGTGGGGATACGCACCCCCACGCCGCCCGTGCCCCCTAGAGGCTAGGCAGCAGCCTGCGCCCCCAGGGGATGCCCACGATGATCAGCAGCGTGGCGATGGTGAAGAAGATCACCAGCCGCTTGTACTTGGCCTCGTCGGTGGGGGCGCGGCGGGCGATGCCGGTGCCCATGTGGAGCAGGCCGATGGCCACCAGCATGATCACCGGGTGCTCCACGAGGAAGTAGCGCACATCCGCATTTTTCATGGCCGCACCAAAGCCCGCGTTGCCAAGCACGCTCATGATCAGCGAGCCGGGCCAGAACATCGTCAGCAGGCCCAAGATCAGCTGCACGCCGGTCACGTTCGCGTAGATCATGCCCGCGCGGCGTGTCTCTTTTCCATACGCCTTCTTGCCCAGCCAGCCGCTGTAGGCCACATACAGGGCGTACACCGCCGCGAACAGCACCAGCCAGCGCGTCACATTGTGCAGCCCAAGAAAAAAGCCGTACATCTCGCCTCCACATGCCCTATTTCACTTTGGGAAAACCTTCACGACATCATACGGGCATGGGCTAGCGGCTGTCAAGAAATCGCACCACGTGCCATCTCGATGCCCCGAAGATTTTCACCATCAAGGCAGCCAGACGCCAAGGAACACCGGGGCCGATTCACCACGAAGGCACGAAGGCACGCAGGCAACCGATCATCTCAGCAGAATGTAAAGGCCCTACCGTGCTGCAGAAGGCCGGAGCGCAGCGGCGCGCGTATATCGATCTGCGCGATGTAAATAGGCAAAAAGCCCTTTGACAGCCAGCTTATTGCAATTTATAGTAGGTGCAACTAATTGCAACTGGCAATGCGCAGCAGATGGTGGAGGTTTCAAACAATGGACATGTTTCTGCAGGGTTGGATCCCGCCGTTGGCCATGCACATCCCCGACAACTTCCTCAGCCTGGGCGTCAACATCGTCTGCTGGCTGCTGACGGTGGCGGCCCTGACGGCGGCCCTGCGCAAGACCCAAGAGAGCCTCGGCGAGCGCCAGGTGCCGCTGATGGGCGTGATGGCGGCGTTCATCTTCGCCGCGCAGATGCTGAACTTCCCGGTGGCGGGCGGCACATCCGGCCACCTGCTGGGCGGCGCGCTGGCCGCCATGGTGCTGGGGCCGTGGCCCGCCATGCTGGTGATGGCGGCGGTGATCGGCGTGCAGGCGCTGGTGTTCCAGGATGGCGGCCTGGTGGTGCTGGGCGCGAACATCCTGAACATGGGCCTAGCCACCGCGCTGGTGGGCTACGGCATCTACCGCGCGTTCGCGGGGCGCGGGCGCGGCGCGCAGCTAGCGGGCGCTGGCCTGGGCGCGTGGCTGGGCGTGATGACCGCCGCCCTGCTGACCTCGCTGGAGCTGTGGCTGAGCGGCACGGCCCGGCTGGACATCGTGGTGCCTGCGATGCTGGGCGTGCACGCCCTGATCGGCCTGGGCGAGGCGCTGATCACCGTGGCGGCGCTGGGCTTCATCATGCGCACGCGGCCCGACCTGCTGGGCCAGGGCCAGCAGCGCGGCGGCGCGGGCTGGGTGGCCGCTGGCGTGGGCATCGCCGCGCTCACCGCGCTGCTCTCGCCGCTGGCCTCTTCCGACCCGGATGGGCTGGAGCGCGTGGCCGAGGACATGGGCTTCATCGGCCAGGCTGGCGCGGCCCACTACGAGATCATCCCCGACTACACGCTGCCCTTCCTAGGCAGCACGCCTATCTCCACCATCGCCGCCGGCCTGATCGGCGTGGCGGTGCTGGCCGCCATCGGCATGCTGCTGGGCAAGGCGCTGCGCAGGCCCGCCGCCGCGCAGGCCGACACGGCCACGCAGGCCTAGCCGCCGATTCTTT
It contains:
- a CDS encoding cobalamin biosynthesis protein CbiM, with protein sequence MHIPDNFLSLGVNIVCWLLTVAALTAALRKTQESLGERQVPLMGVMAAFIFAAQMLNFPVAGGTSGHLLGGALAAMVLGPWPAMLVMAAVIGVQALVFQDGGLVVLGANILNMGLATALVGYGIYRAFAGRGRGAQLAGAGLGAWLGVMTAALLTSLELWLSGTARLDIVVPAMLGVHALIGLGEALITVAALGFIMRTRPDLLGQGQQRGGAGWVAAGVGIAALTALLSPLASSDPDGLERVAEDMGFIGQAGAAHYEIIPDYTLPFLGSTPISTIAAGLIGVAVLAAIGMLLGKALRRPAAAQADTATQA